The Haloarchaeobius amylolyticus genome window below encodes:
- a CDS encoding ABC transporter permease subunit: MSLTAVAKKDFTDARRSRSLWLLSALFVLFAAGMAWIYTEITATGGAGADPELSALGLYDFLASSATLFISITALVIAHKAIAGERDSGSMKLLLGLPHSRADVLFGKVLGRAVTLALPIVLGMVVALGVIVALYDSYNLAEYAVFVSITLVFALVYIGLMTAISASVSTAGKASALAFAVFAVLELLWNAIPMGVLYVANGFTLPGSIAEYPDWYFGIVSLTPSSAYQSALTAVLDGANTGATLTGRDAFYLEPWFGFVWLAFWLAVPLGIAYLRFDRADL, encoded by the coding sequence ATGAGCCTGACCGCCGTCGCGAAGAAGGACTTCACCGACGCCCGCCGGTCGCGGTCGCTGTGGCTGCTGTCGGCGCTGTTCGTCCTGTTCGCCGCCGGGATGGCGTGGATCTACACCGAGATCACCGCCACCGGTGGCGCGGGCGCGGACCCGGAACTCAGTGCCCTCGGGCTCTACGACTTCCTGGCGTCCTCGGCGACGCTGTTCATCAGCATCACGGCGCTCGTCATCGCCCACAAGGCCATCGCGGGCGAGCGTGATTCGGGCTCGATGAAACTGCTGCTCGGCCTGCCCCACTCGCGGGCCGACGTGCTGTTCGGGAAGGTCCTCGGCCGGGCCGTCACCCTCGCCCTGCCCATCGTCCTCGGGATGGTGGTCGCCCTGGGCGTCATCGTGGCGCTGTACGACTCGTACAACCTGGCCGAGTACGCCGTGTTCGTGAGCATCACGCTGGTGTTCGCGCTCGTCTACATCGGCCTCATGACGGCCATCTCGGCCAGCGTCTCGACGGCCGGCAAGGCCTCGGCGCTGGCGTTCGCCGTCTTCGCCGTGCTGGAACTCCTCTGGAACGCGATCCCCATGGGCGTCCTGTACGTCGCGAACGGCTTCACCCTGCCCGGCTCCATCGCCGAGTACCCCGACTGGTACTTCGGCATCGTCAGCCTGACGCCCAGTTCGGCCTACCAGTCCGCCCTCACGGCGGTCCTCGACGGCGCGAACACCGGTGCGACCCTCACGGGTCGTGACGCGTTCTACCTCGAGCCGTGGTTCGGCTTCGTCTGGCTGGCGTTCTGGCTGGCGGTCCCGCTCGGCATCGCGTACCTGCGATTCGACCGCGCGGACCTCTGA
- a CDS encoding excinuclease ABC subunit C, producing MDAATLRDRAGDLPTEPGVYQFLDGDTTLYVGKAVDLRDRVRSYADPRSARIRRMVDRADDLDVAVTDTETQALLLEANLIKRHQPRYNVRLKDDKSYPLVQLTNHEFPRIEVTRDPGEEATVYGPFTDKGRVETVVKALRETFGVRGCSDHKFANRDRPCLDYEMGLCTAPCTDEITEPDYLADVGSVERFFAGETGVLADPLRTEMEAAAADQHFERAANLRDRLAVVDSFHGAGGEAVSSQSDERHVDVLGVAIQGTDATVARLHAEGGQLVERDRHTLDAPEVADTEPEDERDTIPAVLAAFLVQFYAERQLPDAVLLPEHHDDEEVAAWLDAEGVAVRVPGAGREAKLVELALKNARRNVGRRDESAALADALGLDRVARIEGFDVSHAQGKAVVGSNVTFVDGSPQKSDYRRKKLTEANDDYANMRTLVRWRATRAVEGRDDRPDPDLLLIDGGQGQLDAALDALAAVGWDVPAIALAKQEEQVITPDRTHDWPDDAPQLHLLQRVRDESHRFAVQYHQTLRDSVETVLDGVDGVGPETRKRLLRRFGSVDNVRNASVDELQSVEGVGAKTAAAIHRALGGE from the coding sequence ATGGACGCGGCCACGCTTCGCGATCGGGCTGGCGACCTCCCGACCGAGCCGGGCGTCTACCAGTTCCTCGACGGCGACACCACGCTCTACGTCGGGAAGGCGGTCGACCTGCGGGACCGCGTCCGGTCGTACGCCGACCCGCGGTCGGCCCGCATCCGCCGGATGGTCGACCGCGCCGACGACCTCGACGTGGCCGTCACGGACACCGAGACGCAGGCCTTGCTCCTCGAGGCGAACCTCATCAAGCGCCACCAGCCGCGGTACAACGTCCGGCTGAAGGACGACAAGTCCTACCCCCTCGTGCAGTTGACGAACCACGAGTTCCCCCGCATCGAGGTGACCCGCGACCCCGGCGAGGAGGCGACGGTCTACGGCCCCTTCACCGACAAGGGCCGGGTCGAGACCGTCGTGAAGGCCCTCCGCGAGACGTTCGGGGTGCGGGGCTGTTCGGACCACAAGTTCGCCAACCGGGACCGCCCCTGCCTCGACTACGAGATGGGGCTGTGCACCGCGCCCTGCACCGACGAGATAACCGAACCGGACTACCTCGCCGACGTGGGGTCGGTCGAGCGGTTCTTCGCCGGCGAGACGGGCGTGCTCGCGGACCCCCTCCGGACCGAGATGGAGGCCGCGGCCGCCGACCAGCACTTCGAGCGCGCCGCGAACCTCCGGGACCGCCTCGCCGTCGTGGACTCCTTCCACGGGGCCGGCGGCGAGGCCGTCAGCAGCCAGAGCGACGAGCGTCACGTCGACGTGCTCGGGGTGGCCATCCAGGGGACCGACGCGACCGTCGCCCGACTGCACGCCGAGGGCGGGCAACTGGTCGAGCGCGACCGCCACACCCTCGACGCGCCCGAGGTCGCGGATACCGAGCCCGAGGACGAGCGCGACACCATCCCGGCCGTGCTCGCGGCGTTCCTCGTCCAGTTCTACGCCGAGCGCCAGCTCCCCGACGCGGTGCTCCTGCCCGAACACCACGACGACGAGGAGGTCGCGGCGTGGCTCGACGCCGAGGGCGTCGCGGTCCGGGTCCCCGGCGCCGGCCGGGAGGCCAAACTGGTCGAACTCGCGCTGAAGAACGCCCGTCGGAACGTCGGCCGCCGGGACGAGTCCGCCGCCCTCGCCGACGCGCTCGGCCTCGACCGCGTCGCCCGCATCGAGGGCTTCGACGTGAGCCACGCGCAGGGGAAGGCGGTCGTCGGCTCGAACGTCACCTTCGTCGACGGGTCGCCCCAGAAGTCGGACTACCGGCGCAAGAAGCTCACCGAGGCGAACGACGACTACGCCAACATGCGGACCCTGGTTCGCTGGCGCGCCACCAGAGCAGTCGAGGGCCGGGACGACCGCCCCGACCCCGACCTCCTGCTCATCGACGGCGGGCAGGGGCAACTGGACGCCGCCCTCGACGCTCTCGCGGCGGTCGGCTGGGACGTCCCCGCCATCGCGCTCGCCAAGCAGGAGGAGCAGGTGATCACGCCAGACCGGACCCACGACTGGCCCGACGACGCGCCACAGCTCCACCTGCTCCAGCGGGTGCGCGACGAGTCCCACCGCTTCGCGGTCCAGTACCACCAGACGCTCCGTGATTCGGTCGAGACGGTGCTTGACGGGGTCGACGGGGTCGGCCCCGAGACCAGGAAGCGCCTCCTCCGACGGTTCGGCAGCGTCGATAACGTCCGGAACGCCAGCGTCGACGAGTTGCAGTCGGTCGAGGGCGTCGGCGCGAAGACCGCCGCGGCGATCCACCGCGCCCTCGGCGGGGAGTGA
- a CDS encoding acyl-CoA thioesterase: MYKHDSDAASLAESYTELSEILMPDDTNNLGRALGGSILHWMDICAAIASRRFARRQVVTAAMDHVDFRGPIELGDVVVVTGYVFDTGSSSMDVKVEVRSERPEQGEYEQTATSFFTMVALDDAGDPTTVPSLHCETETEQALREAAVERREKRRAALVA; encoded by the coding sequence ATGTACAAGCACGACTCCGACGCCGCCTCGCTCGCCGAATCCTACACCGAGCTGAGCGAGATACTGATGCCCGACGACACGAACAACCTCGGGCGCGCCCTCGGCGGCTCCATCCTCCACTGGATGGACATCTGCGCCGCCATCGCGTCCCGGCGTTTCGCCCGCCGACAGGTCGTCACGGCCGCGATGGACCACGTCGACTTCCGGGGCCCCATCGAGCTGGGCGACGTGGTCGTCGTCACCGGCTACGTCTTCGACACCGGCAGCTCCAGCATGGACGTGAAGGTCGAGGTCCGGTCGGAACGGCCGGAACAGGGCGAGTACGAACAGACCGCCACCTCCTTCTTCACGATGGTCGCGCTCGACGACGCGGGCGACCCGACCACGGTCCCGTCACTGCACTGCGAGACGGAGACGGAGCAGGCGCTCCGGGAGGCGGCGGTGGAACGGCGAGAGAAACGGCGCGCTGCGCTGGTCGCCTAG
- a CDS encoding ABC transporter ATP-binding protein, with product MAAIELDSVTRRFDEVLALDSLSMTVADGEVFGFLGPNGAGKSTTIDILLDFVRPTSGECRVLGIDPQQDPEAVRQRVGVLPDGYHVYDRLTGRQHVQFAVDSKGASDDPTSLLDRVGIADAADRKAGEYSKGMTQRLVLAMALVGEPDLLVLDEPTTGLDPKGAREMREIIRAEADRGATVFFSSHILEQVEAVCDRVAILRQGQLVAVDSIDNLREGMTGTAETLTVTTAEPVDESVQDALRDIEGVAAVSAAGRELTVSLSANVKMDVLGTLEEWNVDVQDFATEETSLEELFVRYTETEADA from the coding sequence ATGGCCGCCATCGAACTCGACAGCGTCACCAGGCGCTTCGACGAGGTGCTCGCGCTCGACTCGCTCTCCATGACCGTCGCGGACGGCGAGGTGTTCGGATTCCTGGGACCCAACGGGGCCGGGAAGTCGACCACCATCGACATCCTCCTCGACTTCGTCCGCCCGACATCGGGCGAGTGTCGCGTGCTCGGTATCGACCCGCAACAGGACCCCGAGGCCGTCCGCCAGCGCGTCGGCGTCCTCCCCGACGGCTACCACGTGTACGACCGGCTCACGGGCCGGCAACACGTCCAGTTCGCGGTCGACTCGAAGGGTGCGAGCGACGACCCGACGAGCCTCCTCGACCGCGTCGGTATCGCCGACGCCGCCGACCGCAAGGCCGGCGAGTACTCGAAGGGGATGACCCAGCGACTCGTCCTCGCGATGGCCCTCGTCGGCGAACCGGACCTGCTCGTCCTCGACGAGCCCACGACGGGACTTGACCCGAAGGGAGCCCGCGAGATGCGCGAGATAATCCGCGCCGAGGCCGACCGGGGCGCGACCGTCTTCTTCTCGAGTCACATCTTAGAGCAGGTCGAGGCGGTCTGCGACCGCGTCGCCATCCTCCGGCAGGGGCAACTGGTCGCCGTCGACAGCATCGACAACCTCCGCGAGGGCATGACCGGGACCGCCGAGACGCTGACCGTGACGACCGCCGAGCCGGTCGACGAGTCGGTCCAGGACGCGCTGCGGGACATCGAGGGCGTCGCCGCGGTCTCGGCCGCGGGGCGCGAACTCACCGTCTCGCTCTCGGCCAACGTGAAGATGGACGTGCTCGGGACGCTGGAGGAGTGGAACGTCGACGTGCAGGACTTCGCGACCGAGGAGACCTCGCTCGAGGAGCTGTTCGTGCGCTACACCGAGACGGAGGCCGACGCATGA
- a CDS encoding sulfite exporter TauE/SafE family protein: MSSSSSYSNIQKTFLKYQHVFVFLAPVVFILGVFFFAPTEGSGSSYWLEYWWLLPFFVLGATTVNTVGISGSALFVPFFIFIFPIFAGFSLEPQTLVAVGLISESFGLSSSALAFVQYGLVDRKLALTLVGGAVPFVVGGAVLSFFIPEPVFQTLLAIALLAAAYLLFKADLAHEEPAGSDDDDHATAADGGSALPNDDDKLGPAGVETDADGVVTRVDRDGEDYRYDRSGYTERFANYSVGGIFQGLAGFGIGELGIISMLRSKIPVRVAIGTNHIVVASTAILASLVHVFGGQFVPGAHSIDIASTPWNMVVWTVPATVTGGQIAPYVASALDTETIKHGVGVLFGIIALALFIIARAGMLDILAGLV, from the coding sequence ATGAGCTCGTCCTCATCGTACAGTAACATCCAGAAGACGTTTCTAAAGTACCAGCACGTGTTCGTGTTCCTGGCACCCGTGGTGTTCATCCTCGGCGTGTTCTTCTTCGCTCCCACGGAAGGGAGCGGCTCGAGTTACTGGCTCGAGTACTGGTGGCTGCTCCCGTTCTTCGTGCTCGGGGCGACCACCGTGAACACGGTCGGGATCAGTGGCTCGGCACTGTTCGTGCCGTTCTTCATCTTCATCTTCCCCATCTTCGCGGGGTTCTCGCTCGAACCGCAGACCCTCGTCGCGGTGGGGCTCATCAGCGAGTCCTTCGGCCTGTCGAGTTCCGCGCTCGCGTTCGTCCAGTACGGCCTCGTGGACCGGAAGCTCGCGCTCACCCTCGTCGGCGGGGCCGTCCCGTTCGTCGTCGGTGGCGCCGTGCTCTCGTTCTTCATCCCGGAGCCCGTGTTCCAGACCCTGCTGGCCATCGCGCTGCTCGCGGCCGCCTACCTGCTGTTCAAGGCCGACCTGGCCCACGAGGAGCCCGCCGGCTCCGACGACGACGACCACGCGACCGCCGCCGACGGCGGGAGCGCGCTCCCGAACGACGACGACAAGCTCGGTCCGGCCGGCGTCGAGACCGACGCAGACGGTGTCGTCACCCGCGTCGACCGCGACGGCGAGGACTACCGCTACGACCGCTCCGGCTACACGGAGCGCTTCGCGAACTACAGCGTCGGTGGCATCTTCCAGGGCCTCGCCGGCTTCGGTATCGGCGAACTCGGCATCATCTCGATGCTGCGCTCGAAGATCCCCGTCCGGGTCGCCATCGGGACCAACCACATCGTGGTCGCCTCGACGGCCATCCTGGCCTCGCTCGTCCACGTCTTCGGTGGGCAGTTCGTCCCCGGCGCCCACTCCATCGACATCGCCAGCACGCCGTGGAACATGGTCGTCTGGACCGTCCCCGCGACGGTGACGGGCGGGCAGATCGCCCCCTACGTCGCCTCCGCGCTCGACACCGAGACCATCAAGCACGGCGTCGGCGTCCTGTTCGGCATCATCGCGCTCGCGCTGTTCATCATCGCCCGCGCCGGGATGCTGGACATTCTCGCCGGGCTGGTCTGA
- the nhaC gene encoding Na+/H+ antiporter NhaC: MTGLSFEPLTYDDIPAARRPSLGQALVPLLGMVVFLSIGAIVLGLDPHLPIVWGAALTAAVGRYWLGIAWEELFEGIVDGIRMGMQAILILFTIYMLIATWTAAGTIPGLIYYGLEILTPTVFLPATAALATVVAFSIGSSWTTAGTLGVAFMGIGAGLGVPAPMTAGAILTGAYTGDKISPLSDTTNLAAAVTNTDLMEHVRTMRVGTGLAFALSLVLYAALGLTATGAIPAGRIDTIQSAIGGSYAVSPVVFLPLLVTFALALYGFPALPSLVAGVFAGVGTTMAVQGVGFTAAWDIAQNGTDPATGSELVNGLLGSSGLMGSTWTITIVVAALALGGLLERTGVIATVAHYIAKVVHSVASLTLGTGVAAISMNVLAAEQYMSIVVPGMTLRGLYDDFDLESRNLSRAVEASGTVTSALIPWNAGGAYMWSVLGVHPFEYAPYYFLGFLAPSILVVMAVTGWQITTTDDTPAAAGSRASPADD; the protein is encoded by the coding sequence ATGACAGGCCTCTCGTTCGAACCGCTCACGTACGACGACATCCCCGCGGCCCGGCGCCCCTCGCTCGGACAGGCGCTCGTGCCCCTGCTCGGGATGGTCGTGTTCCTCAGTATCGGCGCCATCGTCCTCGGCCTCGACCCCCACCTGCCTATCGTCTGGGGGGCAGCACTCACCGCGGCTGTCGGCCGCTACTGGCTCGGCATCGCCTGGGAGGAGCTGTTCGAGGGCATCGTCGACGGCATCCGGATGGGCATGCAGGCCATCCTCATCCTGTTCACCATCTACATGCTCATCGCCACGTGGACCGCGGCGGGCACCATCCCCGGGCTCATCTACTACGGGCTGGAGATACTGACCCCGACCGTCTTCCTGCCGGCGACGGCCGCGCTCGCGACCGTCGTCGCGTTCTCCATCGGCTCCTCGTGGACCACCGCCGGGACCCTCGGCGTCGCGTTCATGGGCATCGGGGCGGGCCTCGGCGTCCCCGCGCCGATGACCGCGGGCGCCATCCTCACCGGCGCCTACACCGGCGACAAGATCTCGCCGCTCTCGGACACCACCAACCTCGCCGCCGCGGTCACGAACACCGACCTGATGGAGCACGTCCGGACGATGCGCGTCGGCACGGGCCTCGCCTTCGCCCTCTCGCTGGTGCTCTACGCGGCCCTCGGGCTGACCGCCACAGGCGCCATCCCCGCCGGCCGCATCGACACCATCCAGTCGGCCATCGGCGGCAGCTACGCCGTCTCACCCGTCGTGTTCCTCCCGCTGCTGGTGACGTTCGCGCTCGCGCTCTACGGCTTCCCGGCGCTCCCGTCGCTCGTCGCGGGCGTCTTCGCGGGCGTCGGCACGACCATGGCCGTCCAGGGCGTCGGCTTCACCGCGGCGTGGGACATCGCCCAGAACGGGACCGACCCGGCGACCGGTTCGGAACTCGTCAACGGCCTCCTCGGCTCCAGCGGTCTCATGGGCTCGACGTGGACCATCACCATCGTCGTCGCCGCGCTCGCCCTCGGGGGCCTGCTGGAGCGTACCGGCGTCATCGCGACGGTCGCACACTACATCGCGAAGGTCGTCCACAGCGTGGCGAGCCTCACGCTCGGGACCGGCGTCGCGGCCATCTCGATGAACGTCCTCGCGGCCGAGCAGTACATGAGCATCGTCGTCCCGGGGATGACCCTCCGCGGGCTGTACGACGACTTCGACCTCGAATCCCGCAACCTCTCGCGCGCAGTGGAGGCGTCCGGGACGGTCACCTCCGCGCTCATCCCGTGGAACGCCGGCGGCGCGTACATGTGGAGCGTCCTCGGTGTGCACCCCTTCGAGTACGCCCCGTACTACTTCCTCGGCTTCCTCGCGCCGAGCATCCTCGTCGTCATGGCCGTCACCGGCTGGCAGATAACGACGACCGACGACACGCCGGCCGCGGCGGGGAGCCGCGCCTCGCCGGCCGACGACTGA
- a CDS encoding ABC transporter ATP-binding protein yields MVPAIELSGVTKRFGDEVVALRDLDLRVEEGEIFGFLGPNGAGKSTTIDMLLDYIRPTAGTVTVLGMDAQADSLAVRQRVGVLPDAYHVYDRLTGLQHVQFAVDSKRASDDPMALLERVGIAEAADRKAGGYSKGMKQRLVLAMALVGEPDLLILDEPTTGLDPNGAREMREIIRAEAARGATVFFSSHILEQVEAVCDRVAILNRGELVAVDTIENLRASMGGGATLTVTVDGEPTDETLDTVEQLPGVTSVTAAGSTLTVACDTGAKTAVLDAIESTGLVVSDFATEQTSLEDLFMQFTADAPAAETEAELRTDGDGEVRA; encoded by the coding sequence ATGGTTCCTGCAATCGAACTTTCCGGCGTAACGAAGCGTTTCGGCGACGAGGTCGTCGCGCTTCGTGACCTCGACCTCCGGGTCGAGGAGGGGGAGATATTCGGGTTCCTGGGGCCCAACGGCGCCGGGAAGTCGACGACAATCGACATGCTGCTCGACTACATCCGGCCGACAGCAGGGACCGTGACGGTCCTCGGTATGGACGCGCAGGCCGACAGCCTGGCGGTCCGCCAGCGCGTCGGCGTGCTGCCCGACGCCTACCACGTCTACGACCGCCTCACCGGGCTGCAACACGTCCAGTTCGCGGTCGACTCGAAGCGCGCGAGCGACGACCCGATGGCGCTCCTGGAGCGCGTCGGCATCGCCGAGGCGGCCGACCGGAAGGCCGGCGGCTACTCGAAGGGGATGAAACAGCGGCTCGTCCTCGCGATGGCACTCGTGGGCGAACCGGACCTGCTCATCCTCGACGAGCCGACGACCGGGCTGGACCCCAACGGGGCCCGCGAGATGCGCGAGATCATCCGCGCCGAGGCGGCACGAGGCGCCACGGTGTTCTTCTCGAGCCACATCCTCGAACAGGTCGAGGCGGTCTGTGACCGCGTCGCCATCCTCAACCGGGGCGAACTCGTCGCGGTCGACACCATCGAGAACCTCCGCGCCAGCATGGGCGGCGGGGCGACCCTCACCGTCACCGTCGACGGCGAGCCCACCGACGAGACGCTCGACACCGTCGAGCAGCTCCCCGGCGTGACCTCGGTCACCGCCGCGGGGTCGACCCTGACCGTGGCCTGTGACACCGGCGCGAAGACGGCCGTCCTCGACGCCATCGAGTCGACCGGCCTCGTCGTCAGCGACTTCGCCACCGAGCAGACCTCGCTGGAGGACCTGTTCATGCAGTTCACCGCCGACGCGCCCGCGGCCGAGACCGAAGCCGAACTTCGGACCGACGGCGACGGGGAGGTGCGCGCATGA
- a CDS encoding DUF4013 domain-containing protein: MLGESLKFPLQGEESTKTVAIGGLLNLVALLIPIIPQLFIYGYALRAMRAGLNGDTEAPTFDDWESLLKEGALVFGVMLVYVGIPVFLFAIVIPMFGLFSVGLGSEAGGAAGAGAASMVLLGVIGVGMLVMFAAYYMVPAALVGLAARGEFGAAFDLQSVKRLAFNSTYFVGIVVSLVVLVVGSIVSLPLYLVLVGFALQFIVTAGVFNYLGKVARKAAPGADTRQPEGRPQTSL, from the coding sequence GTGCTTGGTGAATCACTGAAGTTCCCCCTGCAAGGTGAAGAGTCCACGAAGACCGTCGCCATCGGCGGGCTGTTGAACCTGGTGGCGCTGCTCATCCCCATCATCCCGCAGCTGTTCATCTACGGCTACGCGCTCCGAGCGATGCGAGCCGGGCTGAACGGCGACACGGAGGCTCCCACGTTCGACGACTGGGAGAGCCTCCTGAAGGAAGGCGCGCTCGTCTTCGGGGTGATGCTGGTGTACGTCGGCATCCCCGTGTTCCTGTTCGCCATCGTCATCCCGATGTTCGGCCTGTTCTCGGTCGGGCTCGGGAGCGAGGCCGGTGGCGCGGCCGGTGCCGGGGCGGCGTCGATGGTCCTGCTCGGTGTCATCGGCGTCGGGATGCTCGTCATGTTCGCCGCCTACTACATGGTGCCCGCCGCGCTGGTCGGCCTCGCCGCCCGCGGCGAGTTCGGCGCCGCGTTCGACCTCCAGTCGGTCAAGCGCCTGGCGTTCAACAGCACCTACTTCGTCGGCATCGTCGTCTCGCTCGTCGTGCTGGTCGTCGGGAGCATCGTCTCGCTCCCGCTGTACCTCGTCCTCGTCGGCTTCGCGCTCCAGTTCATCGTCACCGCCGGGGTGTTCAACTACCTCGGGAAGGTCGCGCGCAAGGCGGCACCCGGGGCGGACACCCGGCAGCCCGAGGGCCGCCCGCAGACGAGCCTCTGA
- a CDS encoding universal stress protein — protein sequence MYDHILFPTDGSAGTTAAAGHAAELASTYDATVHVLSVIDTRNRFESPSAGISAAVWEETERERAEEAIESAVSAFPDHVNTDRITSEGVPKTAILEYVDEHPIDLVVMATHGRTGLDHYLIGSVAEKVVRQCPAPVMTVRQGDEEE from the coding sequence ATGTACGACCACATCCTCTTCCCGACCGACGGGAGCGCCGGTACCACCGCGGCCGCGGGCCACGCCGCCGAACTCGCCTCGACCTACGACGCCACCGTCCACGTCCTGTCCGTTATCGACACGCGCAACCGCTTCGAGAGCCCCAGCGCCGGCATCTCCGCCGCCGTCTGGGAGGAGACCGAGCGCGAGCGCGCCGAGGAGGCCATCGAGTCCGCGGTCAGTGCGTTTCCGGACCACGTGAACACCGACCGCATCACCAGCGAGGGCGTCCCCAAGACCGCCATCCTCGAGTACGTCGACGAGCACCCCATCGACCTCGTCGTGATGGCGACCCACGGCCGGACCGGGCTCGACCACTACCTCATCGGCAGCGTCGCCGAGAAGGTCGTTCGCCAGTGCCCTGCCCCCGTGATGACGGTGCGCCAGGGCGACGAGGAGGAGTGA
- a CDS encoding putative manganese transporter — MNEYLDVTLASLRDGYVQVSAFVAITILVFGLVQYRTGGALLAKIEENERFQPLFGALMGLTPGCGGAIIMMPLYVRGTVSFGTVVATLVATAGDAAFVILVLAPEAALYAYGIAFVTAVVFGYLVDWVGLGVHRVDAAVARLQPATTDGGTAVVGQRSTVTPNPAHEYGCDCPTHAHELGPDRHSPVLTPLSHGAHVVWWVAAMAALGLGVTYLVRGAPDVSMTLGLGFDGLFTVFGLLGTTLSFYLYFVGRHYIGEGAVGKARESFDSLYGTLQHAAMETSFVTVWVIGAYLLYEYFLLVTGADIGAAAQAAGVIAPVAGAAVGLIPGCGPQIVLSGVYASGGLPFSALVANAISQDGDALFPLLAIDRKAAVVASIYTTIPAVVVGVALHFVWGPVLGFPSFGFGVL; from the coding sequence GTGAACGAGTACCTCGACGTGACGCTCGCCTCCCTGCGCGACGGCTACGTGCAGGTGTCGGCCTTCGTCGCCATCACCATCCTCGTGTTCGGCCTCGTCCAGTACCGGACCGGCGGGGCGCTGCTCGCGAAGATCGAGGAGAACGAGCGCTTCCAGCCGCTGTTCGGGGCGCTCATGGGCCTGACGCCGGGGTGTGGCGGTGCCATCATCATGATGCCCCTCTACGTCCGCGGGACCGTCTCGTTCGGGACCGTCGTCGCCACGCTCGTCGCGACCGCAGGCGACGCCGCGTTCGTCATCCTCGTGCTCGCGCCGGAGGCCGCGCTGTACGCCTACGGTATCGCGTTCGTCACCGCGGTCGTCTTCGGCTACCTCGTCGACTGGGTCGGGCTCGGGGTTCACCGGGTCGACGCCGCGGTCGCCCGGCTCCAGCCCGCGACCACCGACGGCGGGACCGCGGTGGTCGGCCAGCGCAGCACCGTCACGCCGAACCCGGCACACGAGTACGGCTGTGACTGCCCGACCCACGCCCACGAACTCGGGCCAGACCGGCACTCACCGGTGCTGACGCCGCTCTCGCACGGGGCGCACGTCGTCTGGTGGGTCGCCGCCATGGCCGCGCTCGGCCTCGGCGTCACCTACCTGGTGCGTGGGGCACCCGACGTGTCGATGACCCTGGGACTGGGCTTCGACGGCCTGTTCACCGTGTTCGGCCTGCTCGGGACGACGCTGTCGTTCTACCTGTACTTCGTGGGTCGGCACTACATCGGCGAGGGAGCTGTCGGGAAGGCCCGCGAGTCCTTCGACTCGCTCTACGGGACGCTCCAGCACGCCGCGATGGAGACCAGTTTCGTCACGGTCTGGGTCATCGGTGCGTACCTGCTGTACGAGTACTTCCTGCTCGTGACGGGCGCCGACATCGGCGCTGCCGCGCAGGCAGCCGGGGTCATCGCTCCCGTCGCCGGGGCCGCCGTCGGCCTGATTCCGGGCTGTGGCCCGCAGATCGTGCTGTCCGGGGTGTACGCGAGTGGCGGCCTCCCGTTCTCGGCACTGGTGGCCAACGCCATCAGCCAGGACGGGGACGCCCTGTTCCCGCTGCTCGCCATCGACAGGAAGGCCGCCGTCGTCGCCAGCATCTACACGACCATCCCGGCGGTCGTGGTCGGCGTTGCGCTGCACTTCGTCTGGGGGCCGGTGCTCGGCTTCCCGTCGTTCGGCTTCGGCGTGCTCTGA